From the Streptomyces sp. NBC_01216 genome, the window TGCCGAACACGGCCGACTGGCAGATCGACACCGGTCACGGCTACCCCGGCGGCCCGGGGAACTGGGGCACCGGAGAGATCCAGGACTACACCGCGAACCCCGACAACCTCCGCCTCGACGGCAACGGCAACCTCCGCATCACCCCGCTCCGGGACGGCGCGGGCAACTGGACCTCGGCCCGGATCGAGACCAGGCGGGCCGACTTCAAGGCGCCCGCGGGCGGCACGCTGCGCATCGAGGGACGCATCCGGATGCCGGACGTGACCGGCGACGCGGCGCTCGGCTACTGGCCGGCGTTCTGGGCCCTGGGCGCGCCGTACCGGGGCAACCACTGGAACTGGCCCGCCATCGGCGAGTTCGACATCATGGAAAACGTCAACGGCCTCGACTCGGTCTGGGGCGTGCTCCACTGCGGCGTGAACCCGGGCGGCCCCTGCGGCGAGACCACGGGCATCGGCGCCTCCCGCGCCTGCCCCGACAGCACCTGCCAGTCGGCCTTCCACACCTACCGCTTCGAATGGGACCGCTCGGTCTCGCCCAACGCGCTGCGCTGGTACGTGGACGGACGGCTCTTCCACAGTGTCGACGAGAACCGGGTGGGCGCCGCGGCCTGGGCCGACATGACCAGCCACGCCGGGTACTTCATCCTGCTCAACGTGGCGATGGGCGGGGCTTTCCCGGACGCGCTGGCCGGGAGGACGCCGACCGCCGCGACGGTGCCGGGCCGGCCGATGCTCGTGGACTACGTGGCGGTGTGGACACGGGGCGGTTCCACGACGACCCCGCCGACGACACCACCCACCACGCCGCCGCCCTCCGGGTCCTCGCGGCTGTACCTCCGGCCGGGCGGCGGGGCCGGAGACGCCACCTCGGCGTCCACCGTGACGCTGGCCTCGGCGGGGGGCGTCAACCACGACGGGACGCCGACGAACCCGCGGGTCTTCACCTCGGGACCGGTCACCCGCTCGTACAACGGCGGCTCCACGCAGTTCGACCTGTTCGTGGACGCCGGAACGGTGGTCGCCAACGGGCAGCAGGTCAGGGTGAGTTACGACCGCACGGGCGACGGGACCTGGGAACGCACCGAGACATACCAGTACTTCGCGACCGATCCCGTGCCGGGATACGAGCACTACACCCAGGCACGCGGACTGAAGTCGTCGACCGGAACGCACGGGAACCTGGTGAACGGCCGCGTCCGGGTCGAGGTGTGGAACGCGATCGGCCACGGGCCCAGCACGCTCGGCACCGGGGACCGCTCCGTACTGACCATCCCCTTCTCCTGACGCGCGCCCTCGGCGTGCGCGAGGACGGTCCCGGCAGCAGCTCGGCCGGGACCGTCCGCCGCGCGGCACGGGAGCCCCGGCCGCGCGGCGGGACCGTGCCGGTCACACGCTCGCCGGTGCCTTCTCCTCGCCTTCCTCGGCCCGCTGGTCCGGCACCTCGGCCGGGCCGTGGTCGTCGACGAGCGTCTTCTCGTCGAAGGGGACGCGGCCCGCGAGGACCTCGGTCAGGCGCGCCGTGTCGATCTCCTTCGTCCAGGTGCCGACGAGGACCGTCGCGACCGCGTTGCCCGCGAAGTTGGTCAGGGCACGGGCCTCGCTCATGAAACGGTCGATGCCGACGATCAGGCCGACCCCGTCGACCAGTTCGGGACGGTGCGACTGGAGTCCGCCGGCGAGGGTGGCCAGACCGGCACCGGTGACGCCGGCCGCGCCCTTCGAGGCGATGACCATGAAGGCCAGGAGGGAGACCTGCTCACCGAGCGAGAGCGGATCACCCATCGCCTCGGCGACGAAGAGCGAGGCCATGGTCAGGTAGATCGCGGTGCCGTCCAGGTTGAACGAGTAGCCGGTCGGCACGGTGATGCCGACGACGGGCTTGCTGACACCCAGGTGCTCCATCTTCGCGATGAGCCGCGGCAGCGCCGACTCGGACGAGGAGGTCGACAGGATGAGCAGGAACTCGCGCCCCAGGTACCTCAGCAGCTTCAGGATGCTGACGCCGGCGACCAGCCGCAGCAGTGTGCCGAGCACCACGAAGACGAACAGGGCGCAGGTCAGATAGAAGCCGATCATGATGACGGCGAGGGACTTCAGCGCGTCGACACCGGTGGCGCCGACGACCGCCGCGATGGCGCCGAAGGCCCCGACGGGCGCGACCCACATGATCATGCCGAGGATGCGGAACACCAGGCGCTGGATGTGCCCGATCCCGCGCAGGACCGGCTCCCCGCCCCGCCCCATGGCCTGGAGCGCGAACCCGGCGAGCAGGGCCACCAGGAGGGTCTGGAGGACCTCCCCCTCGGTGAAGGCCGAGACCAGGGTCTTCGGGATGACACCGAGGAGGAAGTCGGCCGTGGACTCGCTCGCGCCCTCCGCCTGATGGGACCCCGCCTCGGCGACCTCCTTCGTGAGGTGAAGCCCGGAGCCGGGCTCCAGGAGATTGCCGATGAGCAGGCCGATCGCGAGGGCGACGGTGGACATCACGAGGAAGTACCCGAGGGCGAGCCCGCCGACCGCGCCGACCTTCGCCGCCTTCCGGACCGAGCCGACACCGAGCACGATCGTGCAGAAGATGATGGGCGAGATCATCATCTTGATCAGGTTCACGAAGCCGGTGCCCAGCGGCTTGAGCTCGACGGCGACGCCCGGCGCCAGGAAGCCGACGGCGATGCCGAGCAGTACGGCGCCGATGACGGCGAGATACAGGTAGTGGGTGCGGTCCCGCTGTGCGGCCACGGGGGTCCTCCTCGTGCTGGTGGGTGTCCACGTCCCGGTGGATCCCCGCGACTATCCATCAGCCTGTGACCGGGGTCACCCTTGCGTGCGTTTCGTTCGCACGCGAGCGGGTCCCGGCGGGCCGGGATGCGGACGAGCCGGGTCCGCCGCGCATCCGGCCGGGCACACTTACCCGCATGCGCGTACCCCTCCCCCGGCCCCGGAGCCTCGCCGGCCAGCTCTTCGCGATGCAGGTCGTGCTGGTGGCGGCGGTCGTGGCCGGGTGCGCCGTCTTCGCCTATGTCACCGACCGCGGTCAGGCCGAGGAGCACGCCCGGCGGCAGTCCCGCGCCATCGCCACGGCGGTGGCGGCGTCCCCCGCGGTGGCCGAGGCGGTCCGCTCGGACCGGCCCACGGCGCTGCTCCAGCCCTACGCGGAGGCGCTGCGGCACCACGCGGGGGTCACGTTCGTGGTGGTCATGACGCCGGACGGGACCCGCTGGACTCATCCGGAGCCGGGCCAGATCGGACACACCTACATCGGCCACACCGGGCCGGCCGTGCGGGGGGAGACGTTCTCCGAGACCCACCGCGGCGTGCTCGGGACCTCGGTGCGCACCGTCGCGCCGGTCTTCGACGGCGACCGGGTCATCGCGCTGGTGAGCGCGGGGATCACGGTCGAGAGGATCAGTGAACAGATGCGGGACCAGGTGGCGGCGCTGCTGGGGATGGCCGGGGCGGCTCTGCTGCTCGGCGGCATCGGCACGTACGTGATCAACTCCCGCCTGCGGCGCCACACCCACGGCATGAACGCGGCCGAGCTGAGCCGGATGCACGACTACCACGAAGCCGCGCTGCACGCCGTACGCGAGGGGCTGGTGATGCTGGACGGGCGGCGCCGGATCGCGCTGGTCAACGACGGCGCGCGCGAGTTGCTCGGCCTGGACGCGGACGTGGTGGGACGGCCGGCGGCGGCGCTGGGATTGCCCGCCTCCCTGACCGGTGCGCTGCTGGCCGCGGAACCGCGGGTCGACGAGCTGCACCTGACCGCCGACCGGGTGCTGGTGGTCAGCACCGGTCCGGTGGTCGGCGGAGAGCGGCGCGGGACCGTGGTCACCCTGCGCGACCACACCGAGCTCCAGGCGCTTTCGGGCGAGCTGACCTCCGAGCGGGGCTTCACCCAGGCGCTCCGCTCGCAGGCACACGAGGCGGCGAACCGGCTGCACACCGTGGTCTCGCTGATCGAGCTCGGCCGGGTGGACGAGGCGGTCGGCTTCGCCACGGCGGAACTGGAGCTGGCCCAGACACTGACCGACCGTGTGGTCGACGCGGTGGGTGAACCGGTGCTCGCGGCCCTGCTGCTGGGCAAGGCGGCCCAGGCGAACGAGCGGGGCGTGGAGCTGGTCCTGACCGAGGACAGCCGCATCGACGACGGACTGCTCCCCTCGACGGTGCCGCCGCGCGACCTGGTGACCGTCCTGGGCAACCTGATCGACAACGCGGTCGAGGCGGCGGGCCGGCCCGCGGGCCTCCCGAGCGGGGGCGGCGGGCCGGATGTCCCCGGCCACGACGGAGCCGGGCCAGAGGGAGCCGGCCACGACGGAGCGGAGGAGCCCGTGCGCGGGAGGCCGACGGCCCGGGAGGGCTCCGGCGCCCCCGGGCCACGCGTCACGGTCACCGCTCTGGCCTGCGACGGGGAGCTGCTGATCCGCGTCGCCGACAACGGCCCCGGAGTACCCGAGCACGCCCGGCGCGCGGTCTTCGAACGGGGCTGGTCCACCCACGGGCGCGGTCGCGGCCTGGGCCTCGCCCTGGTCCGCCAGGCGACGACCCGCGCGGGTGGCTCGGTGAGCCTGGGCACGGCCCGGGAGGGCGGAGCGGAGTTCACCGTACGACTGCCGCTGCCCCGGGCGCCCCGGCCCACGGCCCTCCCCGTCGCCGGACGGCCCGGCCGCCCGGTACCCCCGCCCGACACCGCCGGCCGCACCGGCCATCCGCCACCGG encodes:
- a CDS encoding glycoside hydrolase family 16 protein; this encodes MSRFRRVRPVRTHRARARRTPVLASLLASALAAGALLGLGGGAGSASGAVPPAPGWSLQWSDDFDGPDRSLPNTADWQIDTGHGYPGGPGNWGTGEIQDYTANPDNLRLDGNGNLRITPLRDGAGNWTSARIETRRADFKAPAGGTLRIEGRIRMPDVTGDAALGYWPAFWALGAPYRGNHWNWPAIGEFDIMENVNGLDSVWGVLHCGVNPGGPCGETTGIGASRACPDSTCQSAFHTYRFEWDRSVSPNALRWYVDGRLFHSVDENRVGAAAWADMTSHAGYFILLNVAMGGAFPDALAGRTPTAATVPGRPMLVDYVAVWTRGGSTTTPPTTPPTTPPPSGSSRLYLRPGGGAGDATSASTVTLASAGGVNHDGTPTNPRVFTSGPVTRSYNGGSTQFDLFVDAGTVVANGQQVRVSYDRTGDGTWERTETYQYFATDPVPGYEHYTQARGLKSSTGTHGNLVNGRVRVEVWNAIGHGPSTLGTGDRSVLTIPFS
- a CDS encoding cation:dicarboxylate symporter family transporter; amino-acid sequence: MAAQRDRTHYLYLAVIGAVLLGIAVGFLAPGVAVELKPLGTGFVNLIKMMISPIIFCTIVLGVGSVRKAAKVGAVGGLALGYFLVMSTVALAIGLLIGNLLEPGSGLHLTKEVAEAGSHQAEGASESTADFLLGVIPKTLVSAFTEGEVLQTLLVALLAGFALQAMGRGGEPVLRGIGHIQRLVFRILGMIMWVAPVGAFGAIAAVVGATGVDALKSLAVIMIGFYLTCALFVFVVLGTLLRLVAGVSILKLLRYLGREFLLILSTSSSESALPRLIAKMEHLGVSKPVVGITVPTGYSFNLDGTAIYLTMASLFVAEAMGDPLSLGEQVSLLAFMVIASKGAAGVTGAGLATLAGGLQSHRPELVDGVGLIVGIDRFMSEARALTNFAGNAVATVLVGTWTKEIDTARLTEVLAGRVPFDEKTLVDDHGPAEVPDQRAEEGEEKAPASV
- a CDS encoding sensor histidine kinase, which produces MRVPLPRPRSLAGQLFAMQVVLVAAVVAGCAVFAYVTDRGQAEEHARRQSRAIATAVAASPAVAEAVRSDRPTALLQPYAEALRHHAGVTFVVVMTPDGTRWTHPEPGQIGHTYIGHTGPAVRGETFSETHRGVLGTSVRTVAPVFDGDRVIALVSAGITVERISEQMRDQVAALLGMAGAALLLGGIGTYVINSRLRRHTHGMNAAELSRMHDYHEAALHAVREGLVMLDGRRRIALVNDGARELLGLDADVVGRPAAALGLPASLTGALLAAEPRVDELHLTADRVLVVSTGPVVGGERRGTVVTLRDHTELQALSGELTSERGFTQALRSQAHEAANRLHTVVSLIELGRVDEAVGFATAELELAQTLTDRVVDAVGEPVLAALLLGKAAQANERGVELVLTEDSRIDDGLLPSTVPPRDLVTVLGNLIDNAVEAAGRPAGLPSGGGGPDVPGHDGAGPEGAGHDGAEEPVRGRPTAREGSGAPGPRVTVTALACDGELLIRVADNGPGVPEHARRAVFERGWSTHGRGRGLGLALVRQATTRAGGSVSLGTAREGGAEFTVRLPLPRAPRPTALPVAGRPGRPVPPPDTAGRTGHPPPASRTGPNTAAPLPPR